One genomic window of Leptotrichia shahii includes the following:
- a CDS encoding GNAT family N-acetyltransferase gives MKEIRPAQEKDIPKIENLLEQILLVHHKNRPDIFKATGKKYNVQELTQMLNDPSKPIFVATDENDSVIGYVFCVFKQKINHSVLTDIKTLFIDDLCVDEGTRGQNIGKKLYNFALNFAKMEGCYNLTLDAWADNAGAVKFYERLGMKVQKYVFEEIL, from the coding sequence ATGAAGGAAATTAGACCAGCCCAAGAAAAAGACATTCCAAAAATAGAAAATCTGCTAGAACAAATTTTATTAGTTCATCACAAAAACCGCCCAGATATTTTCAAGGCAACTGGTAAAAAATATAATGTACAGGAACTTACACAAATGTTAAATGATCCTAGCAAACCGATATTCGTAGCAACAGATGAAAATGATAGTGTAATTGGCTATGTTTTCTGTGTTTTTAAACAGAAAATAAATCACAGTGTATTAACTGACATAAAAACATTATTTATAGACGACCTTTGTGTTGATGAGGGTACACGTGGTCAAAATATTGGGAAAAAACTTTATAACTTTGCATTGAACTTTGCAAAAATGGAAGGATGTTATAACTTGACATTGGATGCTTGGGCTGATAATGCTGGAGCGGTAAAATTTTATGAAAGATTGGGAATGAAAGTTCAGAAATATGTTTTTGAAGAGATTTTATAA
- a CDS encoding deoxyribonuclease IV, whose product MSKKEIFKIGSHVGMSGKDMLLGSVKEAVSYGSNTFMIYTGAPQNTRRKPIEELNIETGLKLMKENNIDIDDIVVHAPYIINLGNAVKPETFEIAVQFLRTEIERTDAIGAKRIVLHPGAHVGEGAEVGINKIIEGLNEVLTKDQKTTVALETMAGKGTECGRSFEEIAKIIDGVKLKDKLTVCFDTCHVHDAGYDIVNDFEGVIEQFDKIVGIDRISVIHLNDSKNVCGAHKDRHENLGFGKIGFEVLNKIAHFEKFSHLPKILETPYVALSDDKKAKKVPPYKFEIEMLRAGKFDENVMEKIKNQ is encoded by the coding sequence ATGTCAAAAAAAGAAATTTTTAAAATCGGATCACACGTGGGAATGAGTGGGAAAGATATGCTTTTGGGATCGGTTAAGGAAGCTGTTTCTTATGGATCGAATACTTTTATGATTTATACTGGAGCACCGCAGAATACACGGAGAAAGCCGATTGAAGAACTGAATATTGAAACTGGGCTTAAACTTATGAAGGAGAATAATATTGATATTGATGATATTGTTGTGCATGCTCCTTATATAATTAATCTTGGGAATGCTGTAAAGCCTGAAACTTTTGAGATTGCGGTACAGTTTTTGAGAACAGAGATTGAAAGGACAGATGCTATTGGGGCAAAAAGAATTGTGCTTCATCCAGGTGCTCACGTTGGAGAAGGTGCAGAAGTTGGAATTAATAAAATTATTGAAGGATTGAATGAAGTTTTGACAAAAGATCAGAAAACGACTGTGGCACTTGAAACGATGGCTGGAAAAGGTACAGAGTGCGGAAGAAGTTTTGAGGAAATTGCCAAAATTATTGATGGTGTGAAATTGAAGGATAAATTGACTGTTTGTTTCGATACTTGCCATGTTCACGACGCTGGATATGATATTGTGAATGATTTTGAGGGAGTTATTGAGCAGTTTGATAAAATTGTTGGAATTGACAGAATTTCAGTAATTCACTTGAATGATAGTAAGAATGTATGTGGTGCACATAAAGATAGACACGAAAATTTGGGATTTGGAAAAATCGGATTTGAAGTGTTAAATAAAATTGCACATTTTGAAAAATTTTCTCATTTGCCAAAAATTCTGGAAACGCCTTATGTGGCTTTGAGTGATGATAAAAAAGCTAAGAAAGTTCCGCCGTATAAATTTGAGATTGAGATGTTGAGAGCCGGGAAGTTTGATGAAAATGTGATGGAAAAAATCAAAAATCAGTAA
- the carA gene encoding glutamine-hydrolyzing carbamoyl-phosphate synthase small subunit — translation MYALDKQLVLEDGSVYKGYGFGADVEMAGEVVFNTAMTGYQETISDPSYNGQIITFTYPLIGNYGINRDDYETINPSIKGIITREICRKPSNFRNEFTLDEVLKDLNIPGISGIDTRSLTKKIREHGTIKGIIVSADKNPQEVVENLKSNSLPTNQIEQVSTKKAFLSSGRGMRVVLLDLGMKSGIMRELNSRDCDIVVMPHNATAKEILRQKPDGIMLSNGPGDPTDVPETIAALRELMDKVPIFGICMGHQLISLACGAKTYKLLFGHRGANQPVLNLQTGRVDITAQNHGFAVDIDSLKDTDLELTHIAVNDRTCEGVRHKKYPVFSVQYHPEASPGPHDPNYLFDIFIENMKKNRD, via the coding sequence ATGTATGCATTGGATAAGCAGCTTGTCTTGGAAGATGGTAGTGTGTATAAGGGATATGGATTTGGAGCAGATGTGGAAATGGCAGGAGAAGTTGTTTTTAATACTGCAATGACCGGGTATCAGGAGACTATTTCAGATCCATCGTATAATGGGCAGATTATTACATTTACTTATCCGTTAATTGGAAATTATGGGATAAATAGGGATGATTATGAAACTATCAATCCAAGTATTAAAGGAATTATAACTCGTGAAATATGTAGAAAGCCTTCTAATTTTAGAAATGAATTTACATTGGATGAAGTTTTGAAAGATTTGAATATTCCAGGAATTTCAGGAATTGATACACGTAGCTTGACAAAAAAAATTAGAGAACATGGAACAATTAAGGGAATTATTGTAAGTGCAGACAAAAACCCGCAAGAAGTTGTAGAAAATTTGAAAAGTAATTCGTTGCCGACTAATCAAATTGAACAAGTGTCAACAAAAAAAGCATTTCTTTCATCTGGAAGGGGTATGAGGGTTGTATTGCTTGATTTAGGAATGAAATCAGGAATTATGAGAGAACTTAATTCAAGGGATTGTGATATTGTTGTAATGCCCCATAATGCAACTGCTAAAGAAATTTTGAGACAAAAGCCTGATGGAATAATGTTGAGTAATGGGCCTGGAGATCCGACAGATGTTCCAGAAACAATTGCTGCACTTAGAGAATTGATGGATAAAGTTCCGATTTTTGGAATTTGTATGGGACACCAGCTAATTTCACTTGCTTGTGGAGCAAAAACATATAAATTATTATTTGGGCATCGTGGAGCAAATCAGCCAGTATTAAACTTGCAAACTGGAAGAGTTGACATTACAGCCCAAAATCATGGATTTGCAGTAGACATTGATTCGTTGAAGGACACAGATTTGGAACTGACACATATTGCAGTAAATGATAGAACTTGTGAAGGTGTAAGACATAAAAAATATCCAGTATTTTCAGTGCAATATCACCCAGAAGCTTCACCAGGACCACACGATCCAAATTATTTATTTGACATATTTATTGAAAATATGAAAAAAAATCGAGATTAG
- a CDS encoding NAD(P)H-dependent oxidoreductase produces the protein MQKDKELTKKEMFEIFNRRYACKKYDKTKVVSDEDFMAIIEAGRISPSSFGLEPWKFILVKNEEMLNDMREFAWGAINSLNGASHIVMVLARKGVTGDSKYFEKIGKEIKNISDENLKIRKEFFTKFQENHFKLLESERALFDWASKQTYIAMVNMMNMAAALGIDSCAIEGFNKEMAEKYFSEKGIFDLKEYGISYFVSFGYRDEDITPKTRRELSEVYEVVE, from the coding sequence ATGCAAAAAGATAAAGAATTAACAAAAAAGGAAATGTTTGAAATATTTAACAGAAGATATGCGTGCAAAAAATATGATAAGACAAAAGTTGTTTCAGATGAAGATTTTATGGCAATTATTGAGGCAGGTAGAATTTCTCCCAGTTCATTTGGGCTTGAGCCTTGGAAATTTATTCTTGTGAAAAATGAGGAAATGCTGAATGATATGAGAGAGTTTGCTTGGGGAGCAATTAACAGCTTGAATGGGGCGAGCCATATTGTTATGGTATTGGCTAGAAAAGGTGTTACTGGTGATAGCAAGTATTTTGAAAAAATTGGGAAAGAAATAAAAAATATTTCTGATGAAAATTTGAAGATTAGAAAAGAATTTTTTACAAAATTTCAAGAAAATCATTTTAAGTTGCTGGAAAGTGAAAGAGCATTGTTTGACTGGGCTTCAAAACAGACTTACATTGCAATGGTAAATATGATGAATATGGCTGCGGCTCTTGGGATTGACAGCTGTGCAATTGAAGGATTTAATAAAGAAATGGCTGAAAAATACTTCTCTGAAAAAGGTATCTTTGATTTGAAAGAATATGGAATTTCATATTTTGTAAGTTTTGGATATAGAGATGAAGATATTACTCCAAAAACTAGAAGAGAACTTTCGGAAGTTTATGAGGTTGTTGAGTAG
- the carB gene encoding carbamoyl-phosphate synthase large subunit: protein MPKRKDIETILVIGSGPIIIGQAAEFDYAGTQACLSLREEGYKVILVNSNPATIMTDKEIADKVYIEPLTVEFVSKIIRKERPDALLPTLGGQVGLNLAVELHESGVLRECGVELLGTKLESIKQAEDRELFRDLMNELGEPVPESDIIHNLEEARRFVEKIGYPVIVRPAFTMGGTGGGICHNDEELEDIVTNGLRYSPVTQCLLEKSIAGYKEIEYEVMRDSNDTAIVVCNMENIDPVGIHTGDSIVVAPSQTLTDREYHMLRDVSLKIIRALKIEGGCNVQLALDPYSFNYYIIEVNPRVSRSSALASKATGYPIAKIAAKIAVGLTLDEIINPVTKNSYACFEPALDYVVSKIPRFPFDKFEKADRHLGTQMKATGEVMAIGRTYEESLLKAIRSLEYGVHHLGLPNGDEFNSEYILKRIHKAGDERLFFIGEALRRGVTPQQIHEMTKIDMFFLDKMKNIIDIEVELKANVNNPDVLLFAKRYGFSDKVIAHRWNTTEDEVYKLREKYNIKPVFKMVDTCAAEFKSETPYFYSTYEQENESVIGDKKKIVVLGSGPIRIGQGVEFDYATVHAVKAIKESGYEAIIINNNPETVSTDFSISDKLYFEPLTEEDVMAIIELEHPEGVVVQFGGQTAINLAEKLSKHGVKILGTSLEEIDNAENRDKFEALLHKLNIPQPLGKTAFDTETAVKNAAEIGYPVLVRPSYVLGGRAMEIVYREEELRQYMENAVKVSPDHPVLTDRYLVGKEIEVDAICDGETVVIPGIMEHIERAGVHSGDSIAVYPPQNVSEAHKRTLIDYTVRLAKGLNIIGLLNIQYVISDGEVYVLEVNPRSSRTVPFLSKITGVPMANLAMKGILGESLKSKGYETGLIEESKNVYTKVPVFSFQKLKDVDTTLGPEMKSTGEVMGSDENLEKSLYKGLVSAGIKVKDQGSVLFTISGTAKEEAYGLAKRFSDLGYHIMATKGTAKYFEDKGLRVETVGKIEEEGIYEHDVLGLIYKGLVDMVINTAAKKKTARNDGFKIRRAASEQEIACLTSLDTTDALLKVLESISFNVSSI, encoded by the coding sequence ATGCCTAAACGAAAAGATATAGAAACGATTTTAGTAATAGGATCAGGTCCAATAATTATAGGACAGGCTGCTGAATTTGACTATGCGGGGACACAGGCTTGTCTTTCATTGCGTGAAGAAGGATATAAAGTTATCCTTGTAAATTCCAATCCTGCAACTATTATGACAGATAAGGAAATTGCAGATAAAGTTTATATTGAGCCGTTGACTGTTGAATTTGTGTCAAAAATTATAAGAAAAGAACGGCCAGATGCATTGCTTCCGACTCTTGGAGGGCAAGTTGGGCTGAATTTGGCTGTGGAATTGCATGAGTCTGGTGTTTTAAGAGAATGTGGAGTAGAACTTCTAGGGACTAAACTTGAATCTATAAAGCAAGCTGAAGACAGGGAATTATTTAGAGATTTGATGAATGAGCTGGGAGAACCTGTGCCTGAATCTGATATTATTCATAATTTGGAAGAAGCACGTAGATTTGTGGAAAAAATTGGTTATCCAGTAATTGTAAGGCCTGCATTTACAATGGGTGGAACTGGTGGTGGAATTTGCCATAATGATGAAGAATTGGAAGACATTGTTACAAATGGACTTAGATATTCGCCAGTAACTCAATGTTTATTGGAAAAATCAATTGCAGGATATAAGGAAATTGAATATGAAGTAATGCGTGACAGCAATGATACGGCAATTGTTGTCTGCAACATGGAAAATATTGATCCAGTTGGAATTCATACTGGAGATTCGATTGTAGTTGCACCGTCGCAAACATTGACAGACAGGGAATATCACATGTTGAGAGATGTTTCACTAAAAATAATAAGAGCATTGAAGATTGAAGGTGGATGTAACGTTCAATTGGCATTAGACCCATATTCATTCAATTATTATATTATTGAGGTAAATCCGAGAGTATCACGTTCATCGGCTCTTGCTTCAAAGGCGACAGGTTATCCGATTGCAAAAATCGCTGCAAAAATTGCGGTCGGACTTACGCTTGACGAAATTATAAATCCTGTTACGAAAAATTCTTATGCCTGCTTTGAGCCTGCACTTGATTATGTTGTAAGTAAAATACCAAGATTCCCATTTGATAAATTTGAAAAGGCGGATAGACATTTAGGAACACAGATGAAGGCTACTGGGGAAGTAATGGCAATTGGTAGAACTTATGAGGAAAGTTTGTTAAAGGCTATTCGTTCACTTGAGTATGGAGTTCATCATTTAGGGCTTCCAAATGGGGATGAATTTAATTCGGAATATATTTTAAAGAGAATCCATAAGGCTGGAGATGAAAGACTGTTCTTTATTGGAGAAGCGTTAAGACGTGGAGTTACTCCGCAGCAGATACATGAAATGACAAAAATTGATATGTTTTTCCTTGATAAAATGAAAAATATTATTGATATTGAAGTGGAATTAAAGGCAAATGTGAATAATCCAGATGTACTTCTTTTTGCTAAGAGATATGGATTTTCAGATAAAGTTATTGCACATCGTTGGAATACGACAGAAGATGAAGTTTATAAACTTCGTGAAAAATACAATATTAAGCCTGTATTTAAGATGGTTGATACCTGTGCGGCTGAATTTAAGTCAGAAACACCTTATTTTTACTCAACTTATGAGCAGGAAAATGAAAGCGTCATAGGAGACAAGAAAAAAATTGTCGTGCTTGGTTCAGGACCTATTAGAATTGGACAAGGAGTTGAATTTGACTATGCGACAGTTCATGCGGTAAAGGCTATAAAAGAGTCTGGTTACGAGGCAATTATTATAAATAACAATCCAGAAACTGTTTCTACAGATTTTTCGATTTCAGATAAGCTTTACTTTGAGCCGCTTACAGAAGAAGATGTTATGGCGATAATCGAACTTGAACATCCAGAAGGGGTTGTCGTTCAATTCGGTGGACAAACTGCGATTAACTTGGCTGAAAAATTGTCAAAACACGGTGTAAAAATATTGGGAACATCACTTGAGGAAATTGATAATGCGGAAAACCGTGATAAATTTGAAGCATTATTACATAAGTTAAATATTCCTCAACCATTAGGAAAAACTGCGTTTGATACAGAAACAGCTGTAAAAAATGCGGCAGAAATTGGCTATCCAGTTTTAGTCCGTCCATCTTATGTATTAGGTGGAAGAGCAATGGAAATCGTATATCGTGAAGAAGAACTTAGACAATACATGGAAAATGCAGTAAAAGTATCACCTGATCATCCAGTATTGACTGACAGATATTTAGTTGGAAAGGAAATCGAAGTGGATGCGATTTGCGATGGGGAAACAGTTGTAATTCCAGGAATTATGGAGCATATTGAAAGAGCAGGAGTTCATTCTGGGGATTCCATTGCCGTTTATCCTCCACAAAATGTTTCTGAAGCACATAAGCGTACATTGATTGACTACACAGTTAGACTTGCAAAAGGGCTTAATATTATTGGTCTTTTAAATATTCAATATGTAATTAGTGACGGAGAAGTTTATGTACTGGAAGTAAATCCGAGAAGTTCGAGAACAGTTCCATTTTTGAGTAAAATCACAGGAGTTCCAATGGCAAATCTCGCAATGAAGGGAATTCTTGGAGAATCATTGAAGAGCAAAGGATATGAAACTGGATTAATTGAAGAAAGTAAAAATGTATATACAAAAGTTCCTGTATTCAGTTTCCAAAAATTAAAAGACGTTGATACAACATTAGGGCCTGAAATGAAATCGACTGGAGAAGTTATGGGAAGTGATGAAAACCTTGAAAAATCACTTTACAAAGGACTTGTTTCAGCTGGAATAAAAGTTAAGGATCAAGGAAGCGTCTTATTTACAATTAGTGGAACTGCCAAAGAGGAGGCTTATGGATTAGCCAAGAGATTTTCTGATTTAGGATACCATATAATGGCTACTAAAGGAACTGCCAAATATTTTGAAGATAAAGGTCTACGTGTGGAAACTGTTGGAAAAATCGAAGAGGAAGGAATATATGAACATGATGTGCTAGGACTGATTTATAAAGGACTTGTTGATATGGTAATAAATACAGCGGCTAAAAAGAAAACTGCCAGAAATGACGGATTTAAGATTAGACGTGCTGCAAGTGAACAGGAAATCGCTTGTCTTACTTCACTTGATACAACAGATGCTTTACTAAAAGTTCTGGAGTCTATTTCATTTAATGTAAGTTCAATATAG
- the argH gene encoding argininosuccinate lyase, with the protein MKKMWEGRFHKETNKLLEKFNASITFDKRMYEEDITGSIAHSRMLAKQGIISENEQKEIENGLLQIKEEIQNGKFEFKIEDEDIHMSIEKRLTQIIGSVAGKLHTARSRNDQVALDVRMYVRKEAHEISKLLVKMENVLLELSEKYKNVIIPGYTHLQRAQPILFSHHLMAYFQMFKRDISRIKDFLERSDEMPLGAGALAGTTFDLDRHFVAKELGFSKPTENSLDSVSDRDFIIELAMIISVISMHLSRFSEEIIIWCTSEFSFINLDDAFATGSSIMPQKKNPDIAELVRGKTGRIYGNLMGILTTMKALPLAYNKDMQEDKEGIFDSIDNIKLSIEIFYSMLNTLTVNNEKIYASMKSGFLNATDVADYLAKYDVPFRQAHKIVGEIVSYCEDKKIAIDDMKLEEFHKFSDIFKDDILSEITIENCVNKRNSFGGTSIKNVEMQIENGKKFLQAL; encoded by the coding sequence ATGAAAAAAATGTGGGAAGGACGGTTTCATAAGGAAACTAATAAATTATTAGAAAAATTTAATGCGTCTATAACTTTTGATAAAAGAATGTATGAAGAGGATATTACTGGGAGTATTGCACATAGCAGAATGCTTGCTAAGCAAGGGATTATTTCAGAAAACGAGCAAAAGGAAATTGAAAATGGGCTGCTTCAAATAAAAGAAGAGATTCAAAATGGAAAATTTGAATTTAAAATTGAAGATGAAGATATTCACATGTCGATTGAAAAAAGATTGACTCAAATTATTGGGTCTGTGGCTGGAAAACTGCATACTGCTAGAAGCCGTAACGATCAAGTGGCTCTTGACGTGCGTATGTATGTGCGAAAAGAAGCTCATGAAATTTCAAAATTGCTTGTAAAAATGGAAAATGTTCTGTTAGAACTTTCTGAAAAATATAAAAATGTTATTATTCCAGGATACACGCATTTACAAAGAGCTCAGCCTATTTTGTTCTCTCATCATTTGATGGCTTATTTTCAAATGTTTAAAAGAGATATTTCTCGAATTAAAGACTTTTTAGAAAGAAGTGATGAAATGCCGCTTGGAGCAGGAGCTTTGGCTGGAACTACTTTTGACTTAGACAGACATTTTGTTGCAAAGGAGCTTGGATTTTCAAAACCAACTGAAAATAGCTTAGATTCTGTAAGCGACAGAGATTTTATAATTGAACTTGCGATGATTATTTCTGTAATCTCAATGCATTTGTCAAGATTTTCAGAAGAAATTATTATCTGGTGCACATCCGAATTTTCCTTTATAAATCTAGATGATGCCTTTGCAACTGGATCTTCAATTATGCCACAGAAAAAAAATCCTGACATTGCAGAGCTTGTAAGAGGAAAAACAGGTAGAATTTATGGAAATCTTATGGGAATCTTAACTACAATGAAGGCACTTCCGTTAGCCTACAATAAAGATATGCAAGAAGATAAAGAAGGAATTTTTGACTCGATTGACAATATTAAATTATCAATTGAAATTTTTTACTCAATGCTTAACACACTTACAGTAAATAATGAAAAGATTTACGCTTCAATGAAATCTGGTTTTCTAAATGCAACAGATGTAGCCGATTATTTGGCAAAGTATGACGTCCCATTTAGACAAGCCCATAAAATTGTCGGAGAAATTGTATCTTACTGCGAAGATAAAAAAATTGCAATTGACGATATGAAACTTGAAGAATTCCACAAGTTTTCAGATATTTTCAAAGATGACATTCTTTCTGAAATCACAATTGAAAATTGTGTAAATAAAAGAAATTCCTTTGGTGGAACTTCAATAAAAAATGTGGAAATGCAAATTGAAAATGGAAAGAAATTTTTACAAGCTCTTTAG
- the pepF gene encoding oligoendopeptidase F, with amino-acid sequence MGKNKIEKKELKRDNVGQEYKWNLSDIYENYSAWEKDFEKVSELKKELAGFKGQFGNEGKLLEFFQKQEEMDKISYKLYRYPQLARDLNSSDKEAVEHLQKVQFLFAEISTELSWVNSELVENRENIEKWIEKKEFDDYRFGLKNLFRLQKHILEEKESKLLSYYSSFFSSPRSIYSEVTVTDVEWPQVTLNSGEKVDVTPANYSKILSKNRNQEDRKLMFQTFYTIYEKKKNTIAAIYNSILQKGIASKKAYNYDSFLLSHLESDNIPEEIYLNLVNTAKNNTKPLQRYLKLRKKILGLKKYYNFDGSINLIEFDKEYEYDDAKEMVLNSVAPLGKDYVEKMKKAISEGWLDVFEAKGKRTGAYSAGVYGVHPYMLLNYNKTLDSVFTLAHELGHTLHTLYSDENQPFSMADYTIFVAEVASTFNERLLLDYMLENTNDPKERIALLEQEIGNIVGTFYFQALLADYEYQAHKLAEAGEPITAEVLSKIMEDLFDKYYGDIIEKDDLIYIFWARVPHFFNSPFYVYQYATCFASSAILYEKMINSSDESEKKQTLDKYIQLLSSGGNDFPMEQLKKAGVDLSKIETIEAVAKQFDLLLDKLEVEIGKL; translated from the coding sequence ATGGGAAAAAACAAGATAGAAAAAAAAGAATTGAAAAGAGATAATGTAGGACAAGAATACAAATGGAATTTATCTGATATTTATGAAAATTATTCAGCTTGGGAGAAGGATTTTGAGAAAGTTAGTGAGCTGAAAAAAGAATTGGCTGGATTTAAAGGGCAATTTGGGAACGAAGGGAAGTTATTGGAGTTTTTTCAGAAGCAGGAGGAAATGGATAAGATTTCTTATAAATTGTATCGGTATCCTCAGCTTGCGAGGGATTTGAACTCATCGGATAAGGAGGCTGTGGAGCATTTGCAGAAGGTACAGTTTTTGTTTGCAGAGATTTCTACTGAATTGTCCTGGGTAAATTCGGAACTTGTTGAAAATCGTGAGAATATTGAAAAATGGATTGAAAAAAAAGAATTTGATGATTATAGATTTGGACTGAAAAATTTATTTAGACTGCAAAAGCATATTCTGGAAGAAAAGGAAAGCAAACTGCTGTCGTACTACAGTTCATTCTTTTCATCACCGAGAAGCATTTATTCGGAAGTTACGGTTACGGATGTGGAATGGCCTCAAGTTACGCTTAATTCTGGAGAAAAAGTGGATGTAACGCCTGCCAATTATTCTAAAATTTTGTCTAAAAATAGAAATCAGGAAGACAGAAAACTGATGTTTCAGACGTTTTATACAATTTATGAAAAGAAAAAAAATACGATCGCTGCAATTTATAACTCAATTTTGCAAAAAGGGATTGCTTCAAAGAAAGCCTACAATTACGATTCATTTTTGTTAAGCCATCTGGAAAGTGACAATATTCCAGAAGAAATTTACTTAAATCTTGTCAATACGGCAAAAAATAATACAAAACCATTGCAAAGATATTTAAAATTGAGAAAGAAAATTTTGGGACTTAAAAAATATTATAATTTTGACGGCTCAATTAACCTAATAGAATTTGATAAGGAATATGAGTATGATGATGCGAAGGAAATGGTGTTAAATTCAGTTGCTCCGCTTGGAAAAGATTACGTAGAAAAAATGAAAAAAGCGATTTCAGAAGGCTGGCTGGATGTATTTGAGGCGAAAGGGAAAAGAACAGGAGCATATTCTGCAGGAGTTTACGGAGTTCACCCATATATGCTTTTAAATTACAACAAGACTTTAGATAGCGTATTCACATTGGCACATGAATTGGGACATACTTTGCACACTCTTTATTCAGACGAAAATCAGCCTTTCTCGATGGCAGACTACACAATTTTCGTAGCGGAAGTGGCTTCCACATTTAACGAAAGATTACTGCTTGACTATATGCTAGAAAATACCAATGATCCAAAAGAAAGAATCGCACTATTGGAGCAGGAAATTGGAAATATTGTTGGGACATTCTATTTTCAGGCATTATTAGCAGATTATGAATATCAGGCACACAAGCTGGCAGAAGCTGGAGAGCCGATTACAGCGGAGGTTTTGAGCAAAATTATGGAAGACTTGTTTGACAAATATTACGGCGACATAATTGAAAAAGATGATTTAATCTATATTTTCTGGGCAAGAGTTCCACACTTTTTCAACTCGCCATTTTACGTGTATCAATACGCAACTTGCTTTGCCTCATCAGCGATTTTATATGAAAAAATGATAAATTCAAGTGATGAAAGCGAGAAAAAACAAACATTAGACAAATACATTCAATTATTAAGCTCAGGAGGAAATGACTTCCCGATGGAACAGCTTAAAAAAGCAGGAGTTGACTTGTCAAAAATTGAAACAATCGAGGCTGTAGCAAAACAGTTTGATTTGCTGTTAGATAAATTGGAAGTGGAGATTGGGAAGTTGTAG